From a single Bacteroidia bacterium genomic region:
- a CDS encoding IS66 family transposase: MNLPETLEGCHELIRELMAQVLSLSEDVKRLRAQLDQNSGNSSKPSSSDGFRKKIVLPKKKGKGKKSGGQVGHKGHTLEMVAEADEVVALIPDRCECGESLAGGEPQLAARRQVFDLPVQALYVREYQSYECRCPKCRSVIYQPFPKEVSSPVQYGSGVKALVALLNTKFHLSWQRTSELFLDLYGYSINDHTQEQALSQAYERLAPVEAEIKAQVAASAVVHADETGVRTAGKLHWVHTSSTADYTYVYGHEKRGREALGDASILPGYSGTLVHDCWAPYFSFEHIRHALCGAHLVRELQGLKENGSRWAARMQRLLFTLHQKIQTEPTWQLTPEDPFWRRYDLICKSANKEEPPPIKNLRGKPRQSKGRNLYNRLNKFKSAVLLFASQTDVPFTNNQAERDIRPLKVKQKNAGCFRTKIGLDRFCRIYSFLSTLRKRNRNALDELTTLFDGKNSFFPLLST; this comes from the coding sequence ATGAACTTACCCGAAACGCTGGAAGGCTGTCATGAGTTAATACGGGAATTAATGGCCCAGGTGTTATCCTTAAGTGAGGACGTGAAGCGTTTGCGTGCGCAGTTGGACCAAAACAGTGGGAATAGTTCGAAGCCCTCGTCAAGTGATGGATTTCGGAAGAAGATTGTGCTGCCGAAGAAGAAAGGCAAAGGGAAGAAGTCGGGGGGGCAGGTAGGTCATAAGGGTCACACGCTGGAGATGGTAGCAGAAGCAGATGAGGTAGTGGCCTTGATACCGGATCGATGTGAGTGTGGAGAAAGTCTGGCGGGGGGGGAACCCCAACTGGCAGCCCGTCGTCAGGTGTTTGATTTGCCCGTTCAAGCGTTGTATGTGCGGGAGTATCAGTCGTATGAATGTCGGTGCCCGAAATGCCGCTCGGTGATCTACCAACCGTTTCCGAAGGAGGTGTCGTCGCCGGTCCAATATGGTTCCGGGGTCAAGGCGCTGGTGGCCTTATTAAACACGAAGTTTCATTTATCGTGGCAGCGGACGAGTGAATTATTTCTGGATTTGTATGGATATTCGATCAACGATCATACGCAGGAACAGGCACTGAGTCAGGCCTACGAGCGGCTGGCGCCGGTAGAAGCCGAAATCAAGGCACAAGTTGCGGCCTCGGCGGTGGTTCATGCCGATGAGACCGGGGTGCGAACGGCGGGGAAATTACACTGGGTGCATACCAGCAGCACCGCCGATTATACCTACGTCTATGGGCATGAAAAGCGGGGTCGGGAAGCGCTGGGAGACGCCTCGATTTTACCGGGATATTCGGGCACACTGGTGCATGATTGTTGGGCTCCCTATTTTTCTTTTGAACACATACGACATGCGCTTTGTGGGGCGCATTTGGTACGGGAACTTCAGGGGTTGAAAGAAAATGGATCCCGTTGGGCCGCCCGGATGCAACGACTGCTCTTCACCCTACATCAAAAAATCCAGACTGAACCGACCTGGCAACTCACCCCGGAAGATCCCTTCTGGCGACGCTACGATCTCATCTGCAAAAGTGCCAATAAGGAAGAACCCCCGCCGATCAAAAATCTCCGCGGAAAACCCCGACAATCCAAGGGCAGGAATTTATACAACCGCCTAAACAAATTTAAATCCGCCGTCTTATTATTTGCCTCACAAACCGATGTGCCTTTTACCAATAACCAGGCCGAAAGGGATATTCGACCGCTGAAGGTCAAACAGAAAAATGCGGGTTGCTTCCGAACCAAAATCGGACTGGATCGCTTTTGTCGGATTTATTCCTTTTTATCCACCCTCCGAAAACGCAACCGCAATGCCCTCGACGAGTTGACCACTTTGTTTGATGGAAAAAATTCATTCTTTCCCCTCTTGAGTACCTAA
- a CDS encoding ATP-binding domain-containing protein produces MKEVKRQGGDSGILRAAAKIRKSISARFFNDFNLRSNGKDILNPTYETFLDTWQEAASPKIIIASKNKTCLDLNLQIRERRFGNADLPVQKSDIVIMGGNNYRKGVFNGEFAVINEVSDIVTQRTIALRGKNPVTLTWRDVELVFPDAESNNKIVKGKMLENFLYGDNYLKPEEMQALYVDFTSRHKGLKPKTIAFKDAIMQDEYFNCLFMKYGYAVTCHKAQGGEWDNVFTVWDNDNMEGFDCFIDKQRRAGKTNQDFYRWAYTAITRASKTLYALNPPFFNSYSAMAFLDVTVLNALNELTGNQVQTEEISLDNELLRQLSSLNLLDQPIQLQDHFIKVRHAVRRQYIEVVGWEKIGYEVRFTLIREQDRAVFRTYVNGQNEFRKPFASMPNLSPNSAFNNTLAEILNHLPNVSIKRNTAETIISQIEFDFELEEAFPFTRSLFDDLVLLFKETDIMIDNIEHQQYKERYTYKRNNETAVVDFEYKKNGFFGRVVPIQNQTNSQMLISDIQTALLTFKQEEYAS; encoded by the coding sequence ATGAAGGAAGTGAAAAGGCAAGGTGGTGATAGTGGCATATTAAGAGCAGCTGCAAAAATACGCAAGAGTATTTCAGCCCGTTTCTTTAACGACTTCAATTTGCGTTCCAATGGAAAAGATATTTTAAATCCTACTTATGAAACTTTCCTTGACACCTGGCAAGAAGCAGCAAGTCCAAAAATTATCATTGCAAGTAAAAACAAAACCTGTCTTGACCTCAATTTGCAAATAAGAGAAAGGAGATTTGGCAATGCTGATTTGCCTGTTCAGAAAAGTGATATTGTTATCATGGGTGGTAACAATTATCGAAAAGGTGTTTTCAATGGTGAGTTTGCTGTTATCAATGAAGTAAGTGATATAGTCACACAGAGAACAATTGCATTAAGAGGTAAGAATCCGGTAACCTTAACCTGGCGTGATGTGGAGTTGGTTTTCCCAGATGCTGAAAGCAATAATAAGATTGTAAAGGGTAAGATGCTTGAAAATTTCCTTTATGGTGACAACTATTTAAAGCCGGAAGAAATGCAGGCGCTGTATGTAGATTTCACCTCCCGGCACAAAGGATTAAAACCCAAAACAATAGCGTTTAAGGACGCCATCATGCAGGATGAATATTTCAATTGTCTGTTTATGAAGTATGGTTATGCTGTTACTTGCCACAAGGCACAAGGTGGCGAATGGGATAATGTATTTACCGTTTGGGACAATGATAATATGGAAGGATTCGACTGTTTTATTGATAAACAAAGAAGAGCAGGTAAAACAAATCAGGATTTTTATCGCTGGGCATACACGGCTATCACTCGGGCATCAAAAACGCTGTATGCATTAAATCCTCCGTTTTTCAACTCATATTCAGCTATGGCATTCCTCGATGTAACAGTCTTGAATGCTTTAAATGAATTAACCGGCAATCAAGTCCAAACAGAAGAAATCAGTCTGGATAACGAATTATTACGACAATTATCTAGTTTGAACCTTTTAGATCAACCAATTCAATTACAGGATCATTTTATCAAAGTACGCCATGCAGTAAGAAGACAATATATTGAAGTAGTTGGATGGGAGAAAATAGGCTATGAGGTTCGATTCACTCTTATAAGGGAACAAGACAGAGCTGTTTTCAGAACGTATGTCAATGGCCAAAATGAATTTAGAAAACCTTTTGCCTCAATGCCAAATCTTTCTCCAAATAGTGCATTCAATAATACACTTGCCGAAATATTAAATCATTTACCAAACGTTTCTATAAAACGAAATACTGCCGAAACGATTATTAGCCAAATAGAATTTGACTTTGAGTTAGAGGAGGCGTTTCCTTTTACAAGAAGTTTGTTTGATGACTTAGTATTGTTGTTTAAAGAAACAGATATTATGATTGATAATATTGAACATCAGCAATACAAAGAACGCTATACATATAAGCGAAATAATGAAACAGCCGTTGTAGATTTTGAATATAAAAAGAATGGTTTCTTTGGAAGGGTTGTCCCGATTCAAAATCAAACCAACAGCCAGATGTTGATTTCCGACATTCAAACGGCATTACTAACCTTTAAACAAGAAGAATATGCCAGCTAA
- a CDS encoding Crp/Fnr family transcriptional regulator, translating to MELNNIIEFKSSSELREKLAEMGSSKTFAEGAVILREDAWIEAIPIVTRGSIRVMRTDEEGREILLYYIHAGESCIMSFLGGMHHDTSKVKAVAEEETEILFIPTDKVSLLIKEYPEWLDYIFRLYHKRFEDLLEVVNAVAFKKMDERLLAFIKRKCALTQSNILNVTHEQIANELGTARVVVSRLLKQMETENLVQLGRNKITLL from the coding sequence ATGGAATTAAACAATATCATTGAGTTTAAGTCTTCGTCGGAGCTGAGGGAGAAATTGGCGGAAATGGGTTCATCGAAAACTTTCGCGGAGGGAGCGGTGATTCTCCGGGAGGATGCATGGATCGAAGCGATTCCCATCGTCACGAGGGGCTCCATCCGGGTGATGCGCACCGACGAGGAGGGCAGGGAAATTCTCTTGTACTATATCCACGCCGGGGAAAGCTGCATCATGTCGTTTTTGGGAGGGATGCATCATGATACCAGCAAGGTGAAGGCTGTCGCGGAGGAGGAAACCGAAATTCTGTTTATTCCGACAGACAAGGTGAGCCTCCTCATCAAGGAGTATCCCGAATGGCTGGATTATATTTTCAGACTGTATCACAAGCGGTTTGAGGATTTGCTGGAAGTGGTAAATGCTGTCGCATTCAAGAAAATGGATGAGCGCCTGCTGGCCTTCATCAAACGGAAATGCGCCCTCACACAGAGCAACATCCTGAATGTCACACACGAACAAATCGCCAACGAACTCGGAACTGCCCGTGTCGTGGTATCGAGGCTGCTGAAACAAATGGAAACCGAAAACCTCGTGCAACTGGGCCGGAATAAAATCACCCTTCTGTAA
- a CDS encoding rhodanese-like domain-containing protein: MLNALKNLLGFGPKVDYAELVQQGAIILDVRTKSEYAGGHIKGSVNISVDTLSNNLKKLKKDKPIITCCASGMRSATAKSILIANGYTNVHNGGSWMSLRNKI; the protein is encoded by the coding sequence ATGCTCAACGCACTCAAAAATTTACTGGGCTTTGGCCCCAAAGTCGATTACGCCGAACTGGTACAACAAGGGGCCATTATCCTCGATGTCAGAACTAAGTCCGAATATGCGGGCGGACACATCAAAGGATCTGTCAACATCTCCGTGGATACCCTCAGCAATAATTTGAAAAAGCTGAAAAAAGATAAGCCCATCATCACCTGCTGCGCCAGCGGTATGCGCAGCGCCACTGCAAAAAGCATTCTGATCGCCAACGGCTACACCAACGTTCACAACGGCGGCAGTTGGATGAGTCTGAGAAATAAAATCTAA
- a CDS encoding metallophosphoesterase — protein MNRRKVLQSLAATSLAMPLYPYARAHSQAESRQKRGSFALDGNHLRFFNTAIEKSFQITMLADTHLFTDDMRGEFYRPYSARMAKAYNETRHFRTGLPTNPEAGFREALAIAQDEQSELVALIGDIFSFPSEAGIEWALAQLQQAGLPYLYTAGNHDWHYEGLPGPHAALRATWCESRLKPLYQGENPLMGVREINGVRFVSIDNSTYEILPEQLAFFQAQAAYKQPMVLLLHIPLYAPGRTVGYGCGHPEWGAATDKNYEIERRERWPETGHTPTTFRFHREVFRSLHLMGILAGHIHKPTLDVIQGIPQVVTDANATGAYLKVEFVAEG, from the coding sequence ATGAACCGCCGAAAAGTCCTCCAGTCGCTCGCCGCCACCAGTCTGGCAATGCCGTTGTACCCTTATGCCCGGGCTCATTCGCAGGCCGAAAGCCGGCAAAAAAGGGGCAGTTTTGCCCTCGACGGCAATCACCTCCGGTTTTTTAATACGGCAATTGAAAAGTCTTTTCAGATTACCATGCTGGCCGATACGCACCTGTTTACCGACGACATGCGAGGCGAGTTTTACCGCCCCTACAGCGCGCGGATGGCAAAGGCCTACAACGAAACCCGGCACTTCCGCACGGGCCTGCCGACGAATCCCGAAGCTGGCTTTCGCGAGGCACTGGCGATTGCCCAGGACGAGCAGTCAGAACTGGTCGCGCTGATCGGTGATATCTTCAGCTTTCCTTCGGAGGCGGGCATCGAATGGGCGTTGGCGCAGCTCCAACAGGCCGGTCTTCCCTACCTCTACACCGCAGGAAACCACGACTGGCATTATGAAGGTCTGCCCGGCCCACATGCAGCGCTACGCGCCACCTGGTGCGAAAGTCGCCTGAAACCGCTCTATCAGGGCGAAAATCCCCTCATGGGCGTGAGGGAAATCAATGGGGTTCGTTTTGTGTCGATCGACAACTCCACCTACGAGATTCTGCCTGAGCAACTGGCCTTTTTCCAGGCCCAGGCCGCCTACAAACAACCGATGGTATTGCTCCTGCATATTCCGCTTTACGCACCGGGCCGGACGGTGGGCTATGGCTGCGGCCATCCCGAATGGGGCGCCGCCACCGACAAAAACTACGAAATCGAGCGGCGCGAACGCTGGCCCGAAACCGGCCATACGCCTACGACCTTCCGCTTTCACCGCGAAGTATTCCGCAGTCTTCACCTTATGGGTATCCTCGCCGGACACATTCACAAGCCCACCCTGGACGTGATCCAGGGCATTCCGCAAGTGGTGACAGATGCTAATGCGACAGGCGCGTATCTGAAGGTGGAGTTTGTGGCGGAGGGGTGA
- a CDS encoding VF530 family protein — MKDSDNEQPNNPLHGVKLADILAYLEEAYGWEELGDRIPIRCFTHDPSIKSSLTFLRKTPWAREKVEQLYLRSIRRK; from the coding sequence ATGAAAGACTCCGACAACGAACAACCCAACAACCCCTTACACGGCGTGAAGCTGGCCGACATCCTCGCGTATTTAGAGGAAGCCTATGGTTGGGAAGAATTAGGTGATCGCATCCCGATTCGCTGTTTTACTCATGACCCTTCCATCAAATCCAGCCTCACCTTTTTGCGAAAAACACCCTGGGCGCGGGAAAAAGTGGAGCAACTCTACCTTCGCAGCATCAGGCGAAAATGA